A single region of the Halobacterium wangiae genome encodes:
- the rqcH gene encoding ribosome rescue protein RqcH has translation MDQKRELTSVDLVALTAELNDYKGAKVDKAYLYGDDLVRLKMRDFDRGRVELLLEVGETKRAHVAAPEHVPDAPGRPPNFAKMLRNRLSGADFHEVRQHGFDRILEFEFRREDQDTTIVVELFGDGNVAVLDQNGEVVDCLETVRLQSRTVAAGAQYGFPSARVNPIDLDFEAFAAKMCQSDTDLVRTLATQLNFGGLYAEELCTRAGVEKTKDIGKADEDEFRVLYDESTRLFEGIRAGELDPRVYFEREDGEDEDGAPNRGQRVDVTPIPLREREELPADVFDRFNDALDDYFTNLDTTEEEESGEAVSRPDFEAEIEKQKRIIEQQQQAIDDFEEQAEAEREKAELLYGNYDLVDELLGVVADARDAGHGWQDIAERFEEAAGDVPGADVFLGVNESKGTVRVRIEDHTVELDPESGVEKNADRIYTEAKRIEEKREGARQAIENTRGDLEAAKRRREEWEAEPDEPDEAEDDEMADVDWLSRSSVPVRNQEQWYERFRWFRTSEGFLVLGGRNADQNEELVKKYMDRYDRFFHSQAHGGPITVLKTSAPSEPSKDIEVPEASKRQAAQFAVCCSSVWKDGRGAGDAYMVSPDQVSKTPESGEYLEKGGFAIRGDRTYFRDLPAEWAVGIACEPNTRVLGGPIEAVRDQVETLVELEPGRYAQGDAAKRIYRTFRERFADQSFVRKVASPDEIQKYMPPGGSRIRD, from the coding sequence ATGGACCAGAAGCGGGAGCTGACGAGCGTCGACCTCGTCGCCCTCACGGCCGAACTCAACGACTACAAGGGGGCGAAAGTCGACAAGGCCTACCTCTACGGGGACGACCTCGTCCGCCTGAAGATGCGGGACTTCGACCGCGGGCGGGTCGAACTCCTCCTCGAAGTCGGCGAGACGAAGCGCGCGCACGTCGCCGCCCCCGAGCACGTCCCGGACGCCCCCGGTCGGCCGCCGAACTTCGCGAAGATGCTGCGCAACCGCCTCTCCGGGGCGGACTTCCACGAGGTGCGCCAGCACGGCTTCGACCGCATCCTCGAGTTCGAGTTCCGCCGCGAGGACCAGGACACCACCATCGTCGTGGAACTGTTTGGCGACGGCAACGTCGCGGTGCTCGACCAGAACGGCGAGGTCGTCGACTGCCTGGAGACCGTGCGTCTCCAGTCCCGGACGGTCGCGGCGGGCGCTCAGTACGGCTTCCCGAGCGCCCGGGTCAACCCCATCGACCTCGACTTCGAGGCGTTCGCGGCGAAGATGTGCCAGTCGGACACGGACCTCGTGCGCACGCTCGCGACGCAACTCAACTTCGGCGGCCTCTACGCCGAGGAACTCTGCACGCGCGCCGGTGTCGAGAAGACGAAGGACATCGGGAAGGCCGACGAAGACGAGTTCCGCGTGCTCTACGACGAGAGCACGCGCCTCTTCGAGGGCATCCGCGCGGGCGAACTCGACCCGCGTGTGTACTTCGAGCGAGAGGACGGTGAGGACGAGGACGGGGCGCCGAACCGCGGCCAGCGCGTCGACGTGACGCCGATCCCGCTCCGCGAGCGCGAGGAGCTCCCGGCGGACGTCTTCGACCGGTTCAACGACGCCCTCGACGACTACTTCACGAACCTCGACACCACCGAGGAGGAGGAGAGCGGCGAGGCCGTCTCGCGGCCGGACTTCGAGGCGGAGATAGAGAAACAGAAACGCATCATCGAACAGCAACAGCAGGCCATCGACGACTTCGAGGAGCAGGCCGAGGCCGAACGCGAGAAGGCCGAACTGCTGTACGGCAACTACGACCTCGTCGACGAACTGCTCGGGGTCGTCGCGGACGCCCGCGACGCCGGCCACGGCTGGCAGGACATCGCCGAGCGCTTCGAGGAGGCCGCGGGCGACGTGCCCGGCGCGGACGTCTTCCTCGGGGTCAACGAGTCCAAAGGGACCGTCCGCGTGCGCATCGAGGACCACACCGTCGAACTCGACCCCGAGTCGGGCGTCGAGAAGAACGCCGACCGCATCTACACGGAGGCCAAGCGCATCGAGGAGAAACGCGAGGGCGCCCGGCAAGCCATCGAGAACACCCGCGGGGACCTCGAAGCCGCGAAGCGGCGCCGCGAGGAGTGGGAGGCCGAACCCGACGAACCGGACGAGGCGGAGGACGACGAGATGGCGGACGTCGACTGGCTCTCCCGGTCGTCCGTTCCCGTCCGGAACCAGGAGCAGTGGTACGAGCGGTTCCGCTGGTTCCGGACCTCGGAGGGGTTCCTCGTGCTCGGCGGCCGGAACGCCGACCAGAACGAGGAACTCGTGAAGAAGTACATGGACCGCTACGACCGCTTCTTCCACTCGCAGGCCCACGGTGGCCCCATCACGGTGCTGAAGACGTCCGCGCCGAGCGAACCTTCCAAGGACATCGAGGTGCCCGAGGCGAGCAAGCGCCAGGCCGCCCAGTTCGCGGTCTGTTGCTCCTCCGTGTGGAAGGACGGCCGCGGCGCCGGCGACGCCTACATGGTCTCCCCAGATCAGGTGTCGAAGACACCCGAGAGCGGCGAGTACCTGGAGAAGGGCGGGTTCGCCATCCGCGGCGACCGCACGTACTTCCGTGACCTCCCCGCGGAGTGGGCCGTCGGCATCGCCTGCGAACCGAACACCCGCGTCCTCGGCGGCCCCATCGAGGCGGTCCGCGACCAGGTGGAGACGCTCGTCGAACTCGAACCCGGCCGGTACGCGCAGGGCGACGCCGCCAAGCGAATCTACCGGACGTTCCGCGAGCGGTTCGCCGACCAGTCGTTCGTCCGGAAGGTCGCCAGCCCCGACGAGATCCAGAAGTACATGCCCCCCGGTGGGAGTCGGATTCGGGACTAG